The proteins below are encoded in one region of Ascaphus truei isolate aAscTru1 chromosome 10, aAscTru1.hap1, whole genome shotgun sequence:
- the RABGGTB gene encoding geranylgeranyl transferase type-2 subunit beta isoform X1, whose product MIVVITQFMMGTPQKDVVIKSDAPKTLFLEKHAQYIESYGAKKDDYEYCMSEYLRMSGVYWGLTVMDLMGELHRMNKGEILTFIQSCQHDCGGFSASIGHDPHLLYTLSAVQILTLLDSLPVVDTNKIVEYVQSLQQEDGSFAGDKWGEIDTRFSFCAVATLALLGKPDAVNVKKAIEFVLSCMNFDGGFGCRQGSESHAGQIYCCTGFLAITGQLHQINADLLGWWLCERQLPSGGLNGRPEKLPDVCYSWWVLASLKIIGRLHWIDREKLRMFVLACQDEETGGFADRPGDMVDPFHTLFGIAGLSLLGEEGIKPVNPVFCMPEEVLRERSVEPELVR is encoded by the exons ATGATTGTTGTAATCACTCAGTTTATGATG ggtACACCACAGAAGGATGTCGTTATAAAATCTGATGCACCAAAAACACTTTTCCTGGAGAAACATGCACAGTACATAGAATCATATGGTGCCAAGAAGGATgactat GAATACTGCATGTCCGAGTACTTGAGGATGAGCGGCGTGTACTGGGGTCTGACTGTTATGGATCTTATGGGAGAGCTTCATCGCATGAACAAAGGAGAAATACTCACATTTATCCAGTCGTGCCAGCATGATTGTGGGGGATTCAGTGCCAGTATCGGACATGATCCTCATCTTCTCTATACTCTAAGTGCTGTACAG ATCCTTACACTGTTGGATAGCCTTCCTGTAGTTGACACGAATAAAATTGTTGAATATGTGCAAAGTCTACAACAAGAAGATGGCTCTTTTGCTGGAGACAAGTGgg GTGAAATAGATACACGCTTCTCTTTTTGTGCCGTGGCAACACTTGCCCTTTTG GGAAAGCCGGATGCTGTGAATGTAAAAAAAGCTATAGAGTTTGTTTTGTCGTGCATGAACTTTGACGGGGGATTTGGTTGCAGACAAGGCTCGGAATCCCACGCAGGGCAG ATCTATTGTTGCACAGGATTCTTGGCCATAACAGGCCAATTACACCAAATAAATGCTGACTTGCTTGGCTGGTGGCTTTGTGAGCGTCAATTACCATCAGGAGGACTCAATGGGCGACCTGAGAAG CTACCAGATGTATGTTACTCGTGGTGGGTTTTGGCATCCTTAAAGATAATTGGAAGGCTCCATTGgattgacagagaaaagctgCGCATGTTTGTTCTGGCTTGCCAAGATGAGGAGACTGGGGGTTTTGCTGATAGGCCGGGTGATATG GTGGATCCATTTCACACACTATTTGGAATTGCTGGACTATCACTGCTGGGAGAAGAGGGGATTAAACCTGTTAATCCTGTGTTTTGCATGCCTGAAGAAGTCCTCCGGGAAAGAAGTGTTGAGCCTGAGCTTGTTAGATAG
- the RABGGTB gene encoding geranylgeranyl transferase type-2 subunit beta isoform X2: MGTPQKDVVIKSDAPKTLFLEKHAQYIESYGAKKDDYEYCMSEYLRMSGVYWGLTVMDLMGELHRMNKGEILTFIQSCQHDCGGFSASIGHDPHLLYTLSAVQILTLLDSLPVVDTNKIVEYVQSLQQEDGSFAGDKWGEIDTRFSFCAVATLALLGKPDAVNVKKAIEFVLSCMNFDGGFGCRQGSESHAGQIYCCTGFLAITGQLHQINADLLGWWLCERQLPSGGLNGRPEKLPDVCYSWWVLASLKIIGRLHWIDREKLRMFVLACQDEETGGFADRPGDMVDPFHTLFGIAGLSLLGEEGIKPVNPVFCMPEEVLRERSVEPELVR; the protein is encoded by the exons ATG ggtACACCACAGAAGGATGTCGTTATAAAATCTGATGCACCAAAAACACTTTTCCTGGAGAAACATGCACAGTACATAGAATCATATGGTGCCAAGAAGGATgactat GAATACTGCATGTCCGAGTACTTGAGGATGAGCGGCGTGTACTGGGGTCTGACTGTTATGGATCTTATGGGAGAGCTTCATCGCATGAACAAAGGAGAAATACTCACATTTATCCAGTCGTGCCAGCATGATTGTGGGGGATTCAGTGCCAGTATCGGACATGATCCTCATCTTCTCTATACTCTAAGTGCTGTACAG ATCCTTACACTGTTGGATAGCCTTCCTGTAGTTGACACGAATAAAATTGTTGAATATGTGCAAAGTCTACAACAAGAAGATGGCTCTTTTGCTGGAGACAAGTGgg GTGAAATAGATACACGCTTCTCTTTTTGTGCCGTGGCAACACTTGCCCTTTTG GGAAAGCCGGATGCTGTGAATGTAAAAAAAGCTATAGAGTTTGTTTTGTCGTGCATGAACTTTGACGGGGGATTTGGTTGCAGACAAGGCTCGGAATCCCACGCAGGGCAG ATCTATTGTTGCACAGGATTCTTGGCCATAACAGGCCAATTACACCAAATAAATGCTGACTTGCTTGGCTGGTGGCTTTGTGAGCGTCAATTACCATCAGGAGGACTCAATGGGCGACCTGAGAAG CTACCAGATGTATGTTACTCGTGGTGGGTTTTGGCATCCTTAAAGATAATTGGAAGGCTCCATTGgattgacagagaaaagctgCGCATGTTTGTTCTGGCTTGCCAAGATGAGGAGACTGGGGGTTTTGCTGATAGGCCGGGTGATATG GTGGATCCATTTCACACACTATTTGGAATTGCTGGACTATCACTGCTGGGAGAAGAGGGGATTAAACCTGTTAATCCTGTGTTTTGCATGCCTGAAGAAGTCCTCCGGGAAAGAAGTGTTGAGCCTGAGCTTGTTAGATAG
- the RABGGTB gene encoding geranylgeranyl transferase type-2 subunit beta isoform X3 gives MYTCMHSTRAQGAEPQREYCMSEYLRMSGVYWGLTVMDLMGELHRMNKGEILTFIQSCQHDCGGFSASIGHDPHLLYTLSAVQILTLLDSLPVVDTNKIVEYVQSLQQEDGSFAGDKWGEIDTRFSFCAVATLALLGKPDAVNVKKAIEFVLSCMNFDGGFGCRQGSESHAGQIYCCTGFLAITGQLHQINADLLGWWLCERQLPSGGLNGRPEKLPDVCYSWWVLASLKIIGRLHWIDREKLRMFVLACQDEETGGFADRPGDMVDPFHTLFGIAGLSLLGEEGIKPVNPVFCMPEEVLRERSVEPELVR, from the exons atgtatacatgtatgcactccacacgagcacaaggagcagagccacagagg GAATACTGCATGTCCGAGTACTTGAGGATGAGCGGCGTGTACTGGGGTCTGACTGTTATGGATCTTATGGGAGAGCTTCATCGCATGAACAAAGGAGAAATACTCACATTTATCCAGTCGTGCCAGCATGATTGTGGGGGATTCAGTGCCAGTATCGGACATGATCCTCATCTTCTCTATACTCTAAGTGCTGTACAG ATCCTTACACTGTTGGATAGCCTTCCTGTAGTTGACACGAATAAAATTGTTGAATATGTGCAAAGTCTACAACAAGAAGATGGCTCTTTTGCTGGAGACAAGTGgg GTGAAATAGATACACGCTTCTCTTTTTGTGCCGTGGCAACACTTGCCCTTTTG GGAAAGCCGGATGCTGTGAATGTAAAAAAAGCTATAGAGTTTGTTTTGTCGTGCATGAACTTTGACGGGGGATTTGGTTGCAGACAAGGCTCGGAATCCCACGCAGGGCAG ATCTATTGTTGCACAGGATTCTTGGCCATAACAGGCCAATTACACCAAATAAATGCTGACTTGCTTGGCTGGTGGCTTTGTGAGCGTCAATTACCATCAGGAGGACTCAATGGGCGACCTGAGAAG CTACCAGATGTATGTTACTCGTGGTGGGTTTTGGCATCCTTAAAGATAATTGGAAGGCTCCATTGgattgacagagaaaagctgCGCATGTTTGTTCTGGCTTGCCAAGATGAGGAGACTGGGGGTTTTGCTGATAGGCCGGGTGATATG GTGGATCCATTTCACACACTATTTGGAATTGCTGGACTATCACTGCTGGGAGAAGAGGGGATTAAACCTGTTAATCCTGTGTTTTGCATGCCTGAAGAAGTCCTCCGGGAAAGAAGTGTTGAGCCTGAGCTTGTTAGATAG
- the ACADM gene encoding medium-chain specific acyl-CoA dehydrogenase, mitochondrial produces the protein MSALRAHRVLQCITRHGWRSQSTHPHAEASAATASPGFSFALSEQQKEFQATSRKFAREEIVPVAAHYDRTGEYPVPLIKRAWELGLMNAHIPEHCGGLALGIFDTCLITEEIAYGCTGVQTAIEANSLGQMPVIIAGNEAQQKKYLGRMTEEPLMCAYCVTEPGAGSDVAGLKTKAEKKGDEYIINGQKMWITNGGKANWYFLLARTNSDPKAPTGKAFTGFIVEADSPGVQIGRKELNMGQRCSDTRGIVFEDVRVPAENVLVTEGAGFKIAMGAFDKTRPPVAAGAVGLAQRALDEATKYALERKTFGKLIAEHQVVSFMLAEMAMKVELARMAYQRAAWEVDCGNRNTYFASIAKAFAGDIANQVASDAVQVFGGNGFNSDYPVEKLMRDAKIYQIYEGTSQIQRLIIAREHFGKYKV, from the exons ATGTCTGCTCTGAGGGCGCACAGG GTGCTGCAGTGTATCACAAGACATGGCTGGAGGTCCCAGTCCACCCATCCTCATGCTGAGGCATCCGCAGCGACTGCCAGTCCTGGCTTTAGTTTTG cgcTCAGCGAGCAGCAGAAAGAGTTTCAAGCGACCTCCCGGAAATTTGCCAGGGAAGAGATCGTCCCGGTGGCGGCACACTACGACAGAACGGGGGAG TATCCTGTTCCCCTCATTAAAAGGGCGTGGGAGCTGGGCCTGATGAATGCACACATACCGGAACATTGTG GTGGACTCGCCCTTGGGATTTTTGATACGTGTCTTATTACAGAAGAAATAGCTTATGGATGTACAGGTGTTCAGACCGCCATTGAAGCCAATTCTTTGGGT CAAATGCCAGTCATCATCGCGGGGAATGAAGCACAGCAAAAGAAATATTTGGGGAGAATGACGGAAGAACCCCTAATGTGT gcGTACTGTGTAACAGAACCAGGAGCAGGTTCTGATGTGGCCGGTTTGAAGACCAAAGCGGAGAAGAAGGGCGATGAGTACATTATCAATGGGCAGAAGATGTGGATTACTAATGGTGGCAAAGCAAACTG GTATTTCCTTCTGGCGCGTACCAACTCTGACCCCAAAGCACCTACAGGAAAAGCCTTCACTGGATTTATTGTAGAGGCGGACAGCCCAGGAGTTCAGATTGGCAGAAAG GAGCTGAACATGGGTCAGCGCTGCTCCGACACGAGAGGAATAGTGTTTGAAGACGTGAGAGTGCCGGCTGAGAATGTCTTGGTTACTGAGGGAGCCGGTTTTAAGATTGCGATGGGAGCTTTTGATAAAACCAGACCCCCG GTAGCTGCTGGTGCTGTGGGATTGGCACAGAGGGCCCTGGATGAAGCTACCAAATATGCCTTGGAAAGAAAGACCTTTGGAAAATTGATTGCAGAG CATCAAGTTGTATCGTTCATGCTGGCGGAGATGGCAATGAAAGTTGAACTTGCCAGAATGGCTTACCAAAGAGCTGCTTGGGAGGTCGATTGTGGGAACAGAAACACATACTTTGCATCTATTGCCAAGGCCTTCGCTGGAGACATTGCAAACCAAGTGGCATCTGATGCAGTTCAAGTGTTCGGAGGCAATGGATTTAACAGCGACTATCCGGTTGAAAAGTTAATGAGAGATGCTAAAATTTACCag ATCTACGAGGGCACCTCACAAATCCAAAGACTTATCATTGCCCGTGAACATTTTGGCAAGTATAAAGTATGA